The Martelella sp. AD-3 genome includes a region encoding these proteins:
- a CDS encoding nucleoside recognition domain-containing protein, which translates to MSSGLVAHQIAVSVSPAAAYSFCLFCLLYTPCLTTVATVKAESRSWGFMTFSLVFSLLYAWVIAFLFNQGALLLGFD; encoded by the coding sequence ATGTCGTCCGGCCTCGTCGCTCACCAGATCGCCGTCTCGGTCTCGCCGGCGGCCGCCTATTCCTTCTGCCTGTTCTGCCTGCTCTACACGCCCTGCCTGACGACGGTGGCCACCGTGAAGGCCGAAAGCCGGTCCTGGGGCTTCATGACCTTCTCGCTTGTCTTTTCGCTCCTCTATGCCTGGGTGATCGCCTTCCTGTTCAATCAGGGCGCCCTGCTTCTGGGCTTCGACTAG
- the kduD gene encoding 2-dehydro-3-deoxy-D-gluconate 5-dehydrogenase KduD encodes MALSFSLEGKRALVTGANTGIGQGIAIALGEAGAEVLCTSRSDSDETVKIIKDAGGKAVSEILDLSDPMNGKRFIEGYDKPIDILVNNAGLIRRDDAVDFSEQDWDEVMDMNVKAVFFTCQGFAKKVLERAGTGKIINIASMLSFQGGIRVPSYTASKSGVAGITKLMCNEWAAKGINVNAIAPGYIATNNTAALRADEARSAEILGRIPANRWGDPADLGGTAVFLASSAADYINGAILNVDGGWLAR; translated from the coding sequence ATGGCTCTTTCTTTCTCTCTCGAAGGCAAGCGCGCGCTGGTGACAGGCGCCAACACCGGTATCGGCCAGGGCATCGCCATTGCCCTTGGCGAGGCCGGTGCGGAGGTGTTGTGCACCAGCCGCAGCGACAGCGACGAGACGGTGAAGATCATCAAGGACGCCGGCGGCAAGGCCGTCAGCGAGATCCTCGATCTTTCCGATCCGATGAACGGCAAGAGATTCATCGAAGGTTACGACAAACCGATCGATATTCTGGTCAACAATGCGGGTCTCATCCGCCGCGACGATGCCGTCGACTTCTCGGAGCAAGACTGGGACGAGGTCATGGACATGAACGTCAAGGCGGTGTTCTTCACCTGCCAGGGCTTTGCAAAGAAAGTCCTCGAACGCGCAGGCACCGGCAAGATCATCAACATCGCCTCGATGCTGTCATTCCAGGGCGGCATTCGCGTTCCCTCCTACACCGCGTCGAAAAGCGGCGTGGCCGGCATCACCAAGCTGATGTGCAACGAGTGGGCGGCCAAGGGCATCAATGTCAACGCGATCGCGCCGGGCTACATCGCCACGAACAACACTGCCGCACTGCGCGCCGACGAAGCACGCTCTGCGGAAATTCTCGGCCGGATTCCGGCCAATCGCTGGGGCGACCCGGCTGACCTGGGCGGCACGGCCGTCTTTCTTGCTTCGTCTGCCGCTGATTATATCAACGGGGCGATCCTTAATGTCGATGGAGGGTGGCTTGCCCGCTAA
- a CDS encoding UxaA family hydrolase — protein MVADLCLKLHPKDTVSILAGRADTGDTPLGFGVPLDKPVTRGHKIANTDIPEGGGILKFGQLIGYATRDIKAGEHVHVHNCTFGDHGRDYEIGADLETAKAGIPAVVPRTFMGYRRADGSAGTRNYIAICGTVNCSATVIRRAADIINHSGILDNYPHVDGVAAFAHGTGCGMANSGPGFDNLQRVLWGYATHPNVGAALFVGLGCEQMQLARMREIHGEMDESRFFMMTIQENGGTQRSIDKIVDHIKELLPKVDEARRVEIPVSELKLALQCGGSDGFSGITANPALGIASDLLVGMGGTVVLSETPEIYGAEQLLLRRAASKEVAEKLLARIKWWEEYTEANHGSMDNNPSPGNKQGGLTTILEKSLGAVAKAGSTPLMDVLEYGEQIREKGLLFMDTPGYDPVSATGQIAGGAQILCFTTGRGSAFGSKPTPTVKVATNSALFASMPDDMDLNCGDILSDGADLHKKGEELLDYLIATASGQKTKSEALGLGDNEFVPWQVGATM, from the coding sequence ATCGTGGCTGATCTCTGTCTCAAACTCCACCCCAAGGACACGGTGTCCATCCTCGCCGGGCGCGCCGACACGGGTGATACGCCGCTTGGCTTCGGCGTGCCGCTCGACAAGCCGGTGACCCGTGGGCACAAGATCGCCAATACCGACATTCCCGAAGGCGGCGGCATTCTCAAGTTCGGCCAGTTGATCGGCTATGCCACGCGCGACATCAAGGCCGGCGAACACGTCCATGTGCACAATTGCACCTTCGGCGACCATGGCCGCGACTACGAGATCGGCGCCGATCTGGAAACGGCGAAGGCCGGCATCCCCGCCGTCGTGCCCCGCACCTTCATGGGCTATCGCCGCGCCGACGGCTCCGCCGGCACGCGCAATTATATCGCGATCTGCGGCACGGTGAACTGTTCGGCGACGGTGATCCGCCGCGCCGCCGACATCATCAACCATTCCGGCATTCTCGATAACTATCCGCATGTCGACGGCGTTGCCGCCTTTGCCCATGGCACCGGCTGCGGCATGGCCAATTCCGGCCCCGGCTTCGACAACCTGCAGCGCGTTCTCTGGGGCTATGCGACGCATCCGAATGTCGGCGCCGCGCTTTTCGTCGGCCTTGGCTGCGAGCAGATGCAGCTTGCCCGCATGCGCGAGATCCATGGCGAGATGGACGAAAGCCGTTTCTTCATGATGACCATCCAGGAAAACGGCGGCACGCAGAGGTCGATCGACAAGATCGTCGACCACATCAAGGAACTCCTGCCGAAGGTCGATGAGGCCCGCCGAGTTGAAATTCCGGTTTCCGAGTTGAAGCTTGCCCTGCAATGCGGCGGTTCCGACGGCTTTTCCGGCATTACCGCCAATCCCGCGCTCGGCATCGCCTCCGACCTTCTCGTCGGCATGGGCGGCACTGTGGTTCTCTCCGAAACGCCGGAAATCTACGGCGCCGAGCAGCTACTCCTGCGCCGCGCGGCAAGCAAGGAGGTCGCCGAAAAGCTGCTCGCCCGCATCAAATGGTGGGAAGAATATACCGAAGCCAATCACGGCTCGATGGACAACAATCCCTCCCCCGGCAACAAGCAGGGCGGATTGACCACCATTCTGGAAAAATCGCTCGGCGCGGTCGCGAAAGCCGGCAGCACGCCGTTGATGGACGTTCTCGAATATGGCGAGCAGATCCGCGAGAAGGGCCTCCTGTTCATGGATACGCCCGGATACGACCCGGTCTCGGCCACCGGCCAGATCGCCGGCGGGGCTCAAATCCTCTGCTTCACAACGGGACGCGGCTCGGCCTTCGGTTCCAAGCCGACGCCGACGGTGAAGGTCGCGACCAACTCCGCGCTGTTCGCCTCCATGCCGGACGACATGGATCTCAATTGCGGCGACATTCTTTCCGACGGCGCCGACCTTCACAAGAAGGGCGAGGAACTGCTCGACTACCTGATTGCCACGGCCTCGGGGCAGAAGACCAAGTCGGAGGCGCTCGGCCTCGGCGACAATGAATTCGTGCCGTGGCAGGTCGGCGCCACGATGTAA
- the kduI gene encoding 5-dehydro-4-deoxy-D-glucuronate isomerase — protein sequence MLNIEIRHAIDPVTASTFDTSELREHFQTSNLFVPGEINLIYTHYDRMIVGGACPADGPLELDHVAPCGTVSILDRREMTIVKLGGPGKVTCDAEYDMVHGDMLYLGMGAGKITFSGEGRFYILSAPAHQTYPSRLIKIAEAANVTLGAAENCNERTIYQFVHPDVMKSCQLVVGMTKLQKGSIWNTMPAHVHDRRSEAYLYIDLDENARVFHMMGEPDETRHLVLKNEEGALSPPWSIHCGAGTSNYTFIWAMAGDNVDYKDVEMVSMETLK from the coding sequence GCGAGCACGTTCGACACGAGCGAACTGCGCGAACATTTCCAGACAAGCAACCTTTTCGTTCCCGGTGAAATCAATCTCATCTACACCCATTACGACCGCATGATCGTCGGCGGCGCCTGCCCGGCAGACGGCCCGCTGGAACTCGATCACGTCGCGCCCTGCGGCACCGTCTCGATCCTCGACCGTCGCGAGATGACGATCGTGAAGCTCGGCGGCCCCGGAAAGGTGACCTGCGATGCGGAATACGACATGGTCCACGGCGACATGCTCTATCTCGGCATGGGGGCCGGCAAGATCACATTTTCCGGTGAGGGCCGCTTCTACATTCTTTCCGCACCGGCGCACCAGACCTATCCGTCGCGCCTGATCAAGATCGCCGAAGCGGCGAATGTGACGCTGGGGGCTGCAGAAAACTGCAACGAGCGTACGATCTATCAGTTCGTCCATCCCGACGTGATGAAATCCTGCCAGCTCGTTGTCGGCATGACCAAGCTGCAGAAGGGCTCGATCTGGAACACCATGCCGGCCCACGTTCACGACCGCCGTTCGGAAGCCTACCTCTACATCGACCTCGATGAGAATGCCCGCGTGTTCCACATGATGGGCGAGCCCGACGAGACCCGCCATCTCGTTCTGAAGAACGAGGAAGGCGCGCTGTCACCGCCCTGGTCGATCCATTGCGGCGCTGGAACGTCGAACTACACCTTCATCTGGGCCATGGCCGGCGACAATGTCGACTACAAGGATGTCGAAATGGTATCCATGGAGACGCTGAAGTAA
- a CDS encoding mannitol dehydrogenase family protein, with the protein MEGGLPAKAESLPRLKRPDVPRPGSGIVHLGLGAFYRSHGAIYIYEAMQESGGDWGIVGVNLMTPPKQREIFEPQGFAYTAVSLAPEGIEPQVIPVLNDVLDAPDDPEAVLTLMADPKIKIVTSTVTEKGYCHFPSTGKLNREHPFILEDLKDENRPKSALGYIVRALDRRRKAGHRPFTVMSSDNLPNNGHVVHAVVVELAGMIDPELQAWIEKEVTFPCTMIDRIVPATKPEDIERVAELTGVYDPVPVMHEPFRQWVVEDKFVDGERPDIGAVGAQLVDDVTPFEHMKLRCLNGTHSSISYLGYLAGKETIYDTVSDTVFAAYCKFLWEKEIIPAVDAPPGVSLTDYTAALFERYSNPSIRHLTWQIAMDGSQKLPQRILETVQEGLDAGRPVPGLSLAIAAWMRYVGGVDERGNPIDVRDPLAERLKALSDAGATPRDKVTALIGVSDVFPKTLQDNKDFVEGLVAAYEGLVEKGARAMAEAAVK; encoded by the coding sequence ATGGAGGGTGGCTTGCCCGCTAAAGCCGAAAGCCTTCCCCGGTTGAAACGTCCGGACGTCCCGCGTCCGGGCTCGGGGATTGTGCATCTGGGCCTGGGAGCGTTCTATCGCTCCCACGGCGCCATTTATATCTATGAAGCAATGCAAGAATCCGGCGGCGACTGGGGCATTGTCGGCGTCAATCTGATGACGCCGCCGAAACAGCGCGAGATCTTCGAGCCGCAGGGCTTTGCCTACACGGCCGTCTCGCTCGCGCCCGAGGGCATCGAGCCGCAGGTGATCCCTGTGCTGAACGATGTGCTTGATGCTCCCGATGATCCGGAAGCCGTCCTGACGCTGATGGCCGATCCGAAGATCAAGATCGTCACCTCGACGGTGACCGAGAAGGGCTATTGCCATTTCCCGTCGACCGGCAAGCTCAACCGCGAACACCCCTTCATCCTCGAAGACCTGAAGGACGAAAACAGGCCGAAATCGGCGCTCGGCTACATCGTCCGCGCGCTCGACCGCCGCCGCAAGGCAGGCCACCGGCCGTTCACGGTGATGAGCTCCGACAACCTGCCGAACAACGGCCATGTCGTCCACGCCGTCGTCGTCGAACTCGCTGGCATGATCGATCCCGAATTGCAGGCCTGGATCGAAAAGGAAGTCACCTTCCCCTGCACCATGATCGACCGTATCGTTCCGGCCACCAAGCCGGAAGACATCGAGCGCGTCGCGGAACTGACCGGCGTCTACGACCCCGTTCCGGTGATGCACGAGCCCTTTCGCCAGTGGGTCGTCGAGGACAAATTCGTTGACGGGGAACGTCCCGATATCGGCGCTGTCGGCGCCCAGCTTGTCGATGATGTGACCCCGTTCGAGCACATGAAGCTCAGATGCCTCAACGGCACGCATTCCTCGATTTCCTATCTTGGCTATCTGGCCGGCAAGGAAACGATCTACGACACGGTCTCGGACACGGTTTTTGCGGCCTACTGCAAATTCCTCTGGGAAAAGGAAATCATTCCGGCCGTCGACGCGCCGCCCGGGGTGAGCCTGACGGACTACACGGCAGCCCTGTTCGAACGCTATTCCAACCCGTCGATCCGCCACCTGACCTGGCAGATCGCCATGGACGGCTCGCAGAAACTGCCGCAGCGCATTCTCGAGACGGTTCAGGAAGGCCTCGACGCCGGCCGGCCGGTTCCGGGCCTCTCGCTCGCGATCGCAGCCTGGATGCGTTACGTCGGCGGCGTCGACGAGCGCGGCAACCCGATCGACGTGCGCGACCCGCTCGCCGAGAGGCTCAAGGCGCTGTCGGACGCGGGTGCAACCCCGCGCGACAAGGTCACCGCACTGATCGGCGTTTCCGACGTGTTCCCCAAGACGCTTCAGGACAACAAGGACTTCGTTGAAGGCCTCGTCGCCGCCTATGAAGGCCTTGTGGAAAAAGGCGCCCGCGCCATGGCCGAAGCGGCCGTGAAATAG